In Hahella sp. HNIBRBA332, the genomic window GAAATAGAAATCAACCATATCCGCGGTAAACGCCCCAAACCGGGTCTAATGCGTCAACATCTGACTTGCGTTAAGGCCGCCCAGGCGATATGCAACGCAAAAGTGGACGGGGCGGAGCTGGGCTCCTCACGGCTGACGTTCAAACCTGGCCAGATAAAAGGCGGCGACTACAAATTCGATGTGGGCAGCGCAGGCAGCACGGCGCTAGTGTTCCAAACCGTACTACTGCCTCTGTTACAGGCGGAAGGAGCCTCCACTGTTGAGTTCGGCGGCGGCACCCATAACCCTTTCGCCCCTCCTTTAACAGAGATTGAACGCTCCTTCCTGCCGCTATTGCGGGACATGGGGGCTAAAATCGAAGTGGAAACAGAACGCTGGGGCTTCATGCCCGCCGGCGGCGGTAAATGGCGCATTCGCATACAGCCGGAGACTTTGCGCCCGATTGAGCGGCTTGAGCGCGGTGAGCTGAACCACAGCCGCCTGACCGCCTATTGCTATAACAT contains:
- the rtcA gene encoding RNA 3'-terminal phosphate cyclase produces the protein MDKVIIDGRMGEGGGQILRSSLTLAMLYGKEIEINHIRGKRPKPGLMRQHLTCVKAAQAICNAKVDGAELGSSRLTFKPGQIKGGDYKFDVGSAGSTALVFQTVLLPLLQAEGASTVEFGGGTHNPFAPPLTEIERSFLPLLRDMGAKIEVETERWGFMPAGGGKWRIRIQPETLRPIERLERGELNHSRLTAYCYNIPGKVGEREVQAYLSLREHPVHESRQRKPEAGCAGNLLAVDLQFDGHRICLSELGQVRRRAELVSKLLSQKVKSYLDSNAVLDEHLTDQMMLPMLVAGGGRFSIAEWSLHAQTNAEVIELFTSRKIECDGAIMWMD